A segment of the Campylobacter vulpis genome:
TTAGCAAAAATCGCAATTTTTGCGTTAAAAAGTAAATTAAATAGAAAGGATAAATATGACAAAAATGCAAAATGTAGAATTAAGCACGCTGTGGGCGGATTTGAGTGTAGAGAGTATAAAGGCAAATTGGGAATGGGCTTTGACGCATCCTTATTTTAACCAGTGGCTTGAAAATGCAGAGCCTAGTGAGCTTTTAGAAGTCAAAAAAGAGCTTAAAAAAAGAGAAATTACACAAAAAAGGGACGAGGCTATAAATGGAGGTGTGGAGTATAAAGGTAAGACTTTTCAAAGTGGGGAAAAGGATAGAAATTTGCTAACTTCCACGACTGCACTTTTTAGCATAACCAAACAAGTGCCGCAGGGCTTTAAATGGATAGCTAAGGATAATGAGGCTGTAAGTTTCACTTTGGAGGATTTAATCAATTTAGGTGGGATTATGGCTAATGCTGTAAATTTACACACGATGAAGGCAAGAGAGCTAAAAGATAGGGTCGAAAAGGCTAAAAGCGTGGCTGCACTTGAAAAGATAGCTGTGGAGTTTTAAAGGTGTTTGAGGTGGTTGCCACTTTTGGGCTTGATGATGTGCTAGAGTGCTTAAAAATCACGGGGCTTTTTGCTTTGGTTTATAGCGTGAGTGCTTTGGTGGGCTTTTGCTTTGTGAATTTTCTTTTTGAAAGGCGTTAAGGGCCTCTTTACTCCGCTAAAGAGGCTTAAAAATAAAAGCGTTTAAGTTTAAACTAAGCGGAGCAAAGTATAATTTTAAGATTATATTTAGTTTCTTATTTTAGCTTTTAAGGGCTAAAATAAGGACGATTAAAACTACTACAAAAGCAATAATTTCACCCATCTTACCTCCTTTAGCATAAGCCTCCAGAGTTTAGCAACTTAAACGCACAAATTCTAACTAAATTTAGCTTAAAAACTGCCTTTCTTAACCCTTTTTTTCTTTTTAACTTTTTTCTAAGATTTTGCAAAATTAAGACAAGAGCTAAAACTCTTTAAGGTGAAATTTAAAACGCTTTGTTTAGGTGCTTATTCGGCAGATTGAGCGAAAATCAAAACGCTTTCACACTCAACGCGGTTAAGACACTTTAGAAACTTGAAAGGCTTAAAGCGTCTCGTTATGAAAGATTTTGATTTTCTTAGGAAAGTTTAAAATAAGCTAGGAAAGCAAATTCAAAGACACGGCGTGGGCTTTGGGTGTAGCAAGTTTAAAAGGCAAAATTTGGGTTGGCGAATTTACTTCGCCTGATGAAAGTAGGTAAAAAAAGGTATAAAAAATGAGTTTAAAAAGGGTTGTTGTAAAGCCTTATGATAGGTATAAATTTGAGGTTTGGGAGGATTTTAGCTATCAAATAAAGCTAAATGAAAATGAGTTTATAAGTGGGGTCGTGCCGAAAGGTTACACGACTGATGGAGCAAGTATACCACGCATTTTTTGGAGTTTTTATCCTCCTTATAAAAGTGAGTATTTTAGCGCTTGCGTGCTGCATGATTATCTATGCAGCCGTGCAATGCATGAAACAAGCATAAAAGAGGCTTATAAAAGGGCGGATTTGGTTTTTTATAAGCATTTAAAAGCTTTAAATGTCAATGCTTTAACCTGCTTTATCTTTTATCACTGGGTGGATAAGTTTCATAAGCTTAAATGCTATTTTAAAGGGTGGAAATGACGCCTTTGATGAAAAATAGGGTTGTTAAGGCTAGGGTGATTTGCGAGGAGCTTTATCATTTAAATGAAGACAGCTTAGAATTAGTGCTTGAACTTATAAATGATGATGAAATCTTTGATAAATATGGCGAAACGCTGGAGAATTTAAAGGAAAATTTGGAAAAAACGCATAATTTGCTTTAAGCCGAGAGCCTTACAAATCGGCAGTAAGTATTGTTTAAGGATAAGCTAAGTAAGGCTACTCTATAATTCGTTAAATGGTTTGGGTTAGTTAAAGAGTGTTAAAATCTCTTTAATTAGCCTTAATGTCTCTACGATAAGCTTTAAAATCTTAATCCATAAATCCATTTTAGCCACCTTTCTCCACCGAGTTTAGCAACTTAAACGCACAAATTCTAACTAAATTTAGCTTAAAAACTGCCTTTCTTAACCCTTTTTTTCTTTTTAACTTTTTTCTAAGATTTTGCAAAAAATTGTTTTAAGATGAAATTTTTAAGGTGCTTATTTTAAATCTTTACTAAAGGGGTGCATTTAGGCGAAAATCAAAACGCTTTCAACTTAGGCGCGGTTGCCCACTTTAGAAACTTAAACCCTAACGGGTTTTCTAAAGGGTCAAAGCGTCTCGTTATGAAAGATTTTGATTTCTTAAAAGCAAATTTAAAGGCTAAACAAGGCAAATGCGAAGCATTTGGGACGGACTGGGCTTAGAAAATTCTGGGCGTAACTCGGGGCTTTTGCGTTAGCAAAAGGGTGGGGACGCCTTTAGGTTTGCTACTTTAAGGCGAATTTACTTCGCCTGATGAAAGTAGGTAAAAAGGTAGGTATAAAATGAAAATAGAAATTATTAACAGGTATCAGGGGAAATCTTGCGTTATTGGCAAGTTTAAGGTTTATGATGAAAATAGCGAAATGCTCTTTGAGTGCTTTGCTTTGCAAGAGGATACGGCTGGGCTTGAAAGTGGCAAGGACTTAAGAATTCCCGCTGGGGTGTATAAGCTAAAAAGACACCCAGGAAGTAGGTTTGAGGCAACTTTGAGGAAAATTACAGGCAACGAAAAAGATCAAATGCTAAATGTATATAATGACTTAGTGCCTTATGAAAGGCATATTTTGATACACTGGGGAAACACAGACAAAGATACGCAGGGCTGCATTTTACTTGGGCAGACAAAGGCAAGTAATGAAAGCATTGGAGGAAGTAGAGCGGCTTGCAAGGAGTTTTATGAGCTAATGCGAGGCGTAAATTTAGATATGGTCGAGCTAGTGGTAAAAGATGAGTTAGAATAAAGGGGAGAAAATGGGTTCTAGTGCGGTAGAATTAATCAATCAAGGGCAGTTAATCAGCTCTTTGTCCTCAACTGGGCTTTTGGCTTTGCTTGTGGTGGTGCTTGTTTATATAGTCGCACATTTATATAAACAACAACAAAATATCATCATAGTAAGGCAAGAAAAGCAGGTTAAGGGCATAGAGGAGATTAAAGAGGGCATAAAGGAGAGTAATACTCTAGCTAAAGAGCAGATAAAGAATTTAAAGGAAAATAACCAGAATATGATGAAATTTATCGAGCTTCATTGTGCTGGAGCAAATGAGAAATTAGGCAAGATAGATGGGGATTTGAGTGAGCTTAATCGAAGAATAAGCCTAAATCCTCGTTTAGAGGCTATGCTAAAGGAGAAAAATGAGCGGAGTTAAGAGCTATTTGGCTGTGGGGATTTTGGCTCTTGCTTGTTTGAGTTCTCTTTTTTACATCAAGGCTTTAAAGAGTGAAAATGCAAGGCTTGAGGATAGTTTAAGGCTTACGATTAATACCAATAAGCAATTAATGCAGAATTTAGCCTACTTAAAGGCTGAAAATGAAAAGGCTTTAAAGCTTTCTTTTGAGGCAAGTCGTGCAAAAAGTGCGGAAAATGTGAGAGTGCAAAAGGTCAAAGAATACATCTATAAGGAGGTTGAGCGTGGGGAGAATAATCTTACTAAGCTTTTTAACGCTATGCTTGATAGGCTGTTCGAGTAAGGGCGTGAGCGTCGTGCAAAGCGTGAGAGTGGAGAGGGTGAAAGTGCCAAGTGAGCTGCTAGAGCTTGAGCCTTTACAAAAGCCCATTATAAAAAGCGAAATAGACATCTTAAACGCTTATTCAATGCTCTTTTATAAGTATAAGCAATGCGTGATAAATATAGAAAAAATAAGGGAGCTAAGCAAGTAACTATTGCTAAGAAAGCTTTGAGGGTTTGCCTCTAGGGCGTTTTGGGTGCGTAAATCGCAAAAGGTGGAGTAATCGACCTCTTTGCCGTCTGCTGTATAAACTTCTTTATGTCCGTTGTAATCGCAGGTTAAAAATGTCATTTGTTGTCCTTTTAAGTTTGATTTTTAGCATTAAAGAACCGCCCTTTCTTTAATGCGTGGTATCGTTTAAGCGTAAGCTAAGGCGGTAAAGACTACAATTTAACGCTTATAAAATGTTTTGGTTTTAGTTAAAGAGTTTCAAAAACTCTTTAACTAGCCTTAAGGCTAAAATTAAAATTTCTAAAATCTTAATCCACATTTAAGCCTCCTTTCTGCATTAAAGAAAGTCTAGCTAACTTAAACGATATTACTTATTTTGTAAGTAATGATATAATTATTTTATATCCTTTAAGCTTTCATTAAACTCGCCCCTTGTATAATAGGGGCTGAGTTTATTTGTAAAGTTTAATTTGAAGCTTGATTTTAAAGAGCTTCATTTTAAACCTTAAAACAAACCCTTTAAACTTCTTTGACTTCATAAAAGCCCTTTCATTTAAAAAAGTTTGCATTGACCTTTTAAGGCGACTTTGGCTGAAACCTTATAAAAACACTTTTTTAATGTTTTTATGTGATAATTATACTAGATTAATACTTAATATTAACTTAAATTAACACTAATTTATTAAAATATTGACTTTTTAACATTAAAATAGTATTATTTTGTAAAAATTTGAGGAGTAAAAATGGATAAAGAGCAATTTTTAACTATGATGAAAGAGCTAGGTTGTAAAAATAAAAAAGAGTTAGCAAAAATTTTAAATATGCCCTATAATTCTGTGAATAATTGGGGGAATGTGCAAAAATTTCCCCCTTATGTAGAGCCTTTTTTAAATGCCCTTGTAAAAGCCAAAAAATACGACGAGGCTTTAGGCTCTGGCGTGGATTTGGGGTCGGCTGGGTCGGCTGAAAATGTGGAGGCTTTGAGGCTTGAAAATGTGAGGCTTAGGGAGGAGTGTGAGAAATATGAGGCTTTAAAAAGGGCGTTAAAAGAGGCTTTGGCTTAAAAAATTTGGATTTGTTAAGCTTTTTAGCTATAATCCACTAAACCCAACCCAAAATGGGCTGGGAAGTGGTTGTTATTTAAGCTTAAGGGCTATTTTTAGCCCTAAGAGC
Coding sequences within it:
- a CDS encoding DUF4376 domain-containing protein, translated to MTKMQNVELSTLWADLSVESIKANWEWALTHPYFNQWLENAEPSELLEVKKELKKREITQKRDEAINGGVEYKGKTFQSGEKDRNLLTSTTALFSITKQVPQGFKWIAKDNEAVSFTLEDLINLGGIMANAVNLHTMKARELKDRVEKAKSVAALEKIAVEF
- a CDS encoding helix-turn-helix domain-containing protein; this translates as MDKEQFLTMMKELGCKNKKELAKILNMPYNSVNNWGNVQKFPPYVEPFLNALVKAKKYDEALGSGVDLGSAGSAENVEALRLENVRLREECEKYEALKRALKEALA
- a CDS encoding DUF5675 family protein, which produces MKIEIINRYQGKSCVIGKFKVYDENSEMLFECFALQEDTAGLESGKDLRIPAGVYKLKRHPGSRFEATLRKITGNEKDQMLNVYNDLVPYERHILIHWGNTDKDTQGCILLGQTKASNESIGGSRAACKEFYELMRGVNLDMVELVVKDELE
- a CDS encoding DUF1353 domain-containing protein, producing the protein MSLKRVVVKPYDRYKFEVWEDFSYQIKLNENEFISGVVPKGYTTDGASIPRIFWSFYPPYKSEYFSACVLHDYLCSRAMHETSIKEAYKRADLVFYKHLKALNVNALTCFIFYHWVDKFHKLKCYFKGWK